Proteins from a genomic interval of Nostoc sp. TCL240-02:
- a CDS encoding HypC/HybG/HupF family hydrogenase formation chaperone: MCLGIPGQIIEITNVNHKLALVNIGGVKREVNIACIVDEQHPPEACIGDWVLVHVGFAMNRINEQEAAETLQLLQELAAAQAGIST, encoded by the coding sequence GAATCCCCGGACAAATTATAGAAATTACCAACGTTAACCATAAATTAGCCCTAGTTAACATTGGTGGTGTTAAGCGCGAAGTAAATATTGCTTGTATCGTAGATGAACAACATCCCCCTGAAGCTTGTATTGGCGATTGGGTATTAGTCCATGTTGGCTTTGCGATGAATCGAATTAACGAACAAGAAGCAGCAGAAACATTACAACTCCTTCAAGAATTAGCAGCAGCACAAGCAGGGATTAGTACTTAA